A region from the Phoenix dactylifera cultivar Barhee BC4 unplaced genomic scaffold, palm_55x_up_171113_PBpolish2nd_filt_p 000620F, whole genome shotgun sequence genome encodes:
- the LOC120106755 gene encoding uncharacterized protein LOC120106755 encodes MATSSKPAFDGQSLEEFFASFAYKGGGGGHDDGIRKRNSSGGGGGGGGGGRVDKRVGQGWRLLSPNNSSSNNSNNNNTPPPPPPLPSSSLQSTTNRKKTTMTRPASILNGLSPAEFIASFAYKGRRVDDRIGKGEDLLSPGTPPPPPSLRNRKRKMTAASTTTVRRVTRFFPCPAERFVVVDVKKDINGKAKASSSGAATRKRPRTTGNKGRTDANRQPQKRSKGRRKRRSIQLSAEEKYSDAYRRVSDHDMWDAPRSSHNLLQERHCFDPWRVLVICILLNVTTGDQVRKVLPGFFLQFPDAKSVNKKLKEQMVDKLRSLGLQWKRAQLIIDLSERYLKGDWTHVTPAPWHWNIHSGLTCFAAVLVYSTGNLTGVLVYLQKLHQGVYRAYDPIF; translated from the exons ATGGCCACCAGCAGCAAGCCTGCCTTCGACGGCCAATCGCTTGAAGAGTTCTTCGCATCCTTCGCCTACaaaggaggaggcggaggacaTGACGATGGTATCAGGAAGAGGAACAgcagcggaggaggaggaggaggaggaggaggaggaagggttgATAAAAGAGTAGGACAGGGATGGCGCCTCCTCAGCCCtaacaacagcagcagcaacaacagcaacaacaacaatactcctcctccaccaccaccactaccATCATCGTCGCTCCAGAGCACTACCAATAGGAAGAAGACCACCATGACAAGACCGGCGAGCATCCTCAACGGCCTGTCGCCTGCCGAGTTCATTGCATCCTTTGCCTACAAAGGAAGAAGGGTTGATGATAGAATAGGAAAGGGAGAAGACCTCCTTAGCCCcggcactcctcctccaccgccgTCTCTCAGGAATAGGAAAAGGAAGATGACAGCCGCCTCCACCACCACCGTCAGACGGGTCACCCGTTTCTTCCCCTGTCCTGCCGAGAGGTTTGTCGTCGTTGATGTCAAGAAAGATATCAATGGGAAGGCGAAAGCCTCATCCAGTGGCGCGGCCACCAGGAAGAGGCCAAGGACGACGGGCAACAAAGGCAGGACGGATGCAAACAGGCAGCCGCAGAAACGCAGCAAGGGGAGGAGAAAGCGGCGCAGCATCCAGCTATCTGCCGAGGAGAAGTACTCGGACGCCTACAGGAGAGTCAGTGATCACGATATGTGGGATGCTCCGCGGTCGTCCCACAACCTCCTGCAAGAAAGACACTGCTTCGATCCCTGGAGGGTCCTGGTTATATGCATCCTGCTCAATGTAACAACGGGCGATCAG GTTCGAAAAGTATTGCCAGgttttttccttcagtttcCTGATGCAAAGTCCGTGAACAAGAAACTGAAGGAGCAGATGGTGGATAAGTTGCGGAGCCTGGGCTTGCAGTGGAAGCGTGCTCAGTTGATCATTGATCTTTCTGAACGTTACTTGAAAGGTGACTGGACTCATGTGACCCCAGCTCCCTGGCATTGG AATATTCATAGTGGGCTGACATGTTTTGCTGCTGTCTTGGTCTACTCCACAG GCAATTTGACTGGGGTTCTTGTATATTTGCAGAAACTTCATCAGGGTGTTTACCGTGCCTATGATCCAATCTTCT